The genomic window ACCGACGATTACCAGGGGCATGTCTGTCTGTAACTTACTATAGGCTTCCAACAACAGGTGAACCCCTTTCTGGGGGACGAGCCTGCCGACGAAGAGGATGTAGCCACGCGATGTAAGTCCAAGTGTTTCCAGGTTTTTCATCGGTCGTAGTTCTGGGAGGGTGATGCCTTGAGAAGCGAATCCCGCCTCGCGCCCATAGCGCAGGCGCAGATTTTCCTGAAGCCACTGGGAAGTCACACAAACGTGGGTTGCCAGACTGAATGACACCCGCTCAGAAGCGCGGAGAAAGACCTGTGCTGTGGCGCCCTTCCATTTCTCCATGCGCCATTCCTCTGTATGCAGCACCAGGATCGTAGGTATTCCTGCCAGACGCGGTAGAACGCTCATAAAGGCGTTGCCAAGGCTCTGGTAGATCACAGTATCAACATGTCGTTGGGTTATTACATCCAGTGTTGAAAGCAGAGTATGGCTCAACGTATCGGTGGTTTTCAGATTGAGGGAGGGCAAGCGCACCAACTGAATGCCTTGGTATGGCTTACGCGCAAGCTCCTTTGACGTATAATGGGTGCGCGCATAGACCAGGATTTCATGACCACGCGCTGCGAGGCGAGTCGCCAATTCCTCAGTGTAACGCTCGACACCTCCATAGGTTGCTGGAATGCCTTTCAGGCCCAGTATCGCAATCCGCATGATCGGACACTCCTCCGTGAATCAGTGATGCTCTTTTAGATGAGCATAGAACTACCTGCATGCAGCGCGTGAGCGAGGTGCAGCAGGTTGTTATGATATTACTGGGCAGTCGTTTTCTTTCTCACCACTTCATCCATCTGCATATATGACAGTTAACCAGACTAAAAGTAACTTGCTCGATTGAAGCGATGTGTCTGCGCACACTGCTTGCATAAGCGTAAGGATGTTACCAGAAGCTAGCTGGCTCGTCCTTATCTTGGATAAAGTATGGGGTCGAATGCTATTACCTACAGCTTATGAGCTATACTGACAC from Ktedonobacterales bacterium includes these protein-coding regions:
- a CDS encoding glycosyltransferase family 4 protein, whose protein sequence is MRIAILGLKGIPATYGGVERYTEELATRLAARGHEILVYARTHYTSKELARKPYQGIQLVRLPSLNLKTTDTLSHTLLSTLDVITQRHVDTVIYQSLGNAFMSVLPRLAGIPTILVLHTEEWRMEKWKGATAQVFLRASERVSFSLATHVCVTSQWLQENLRLRYGREAGFASQGITLPELRPMKNLETLGLTSRGYILFVGRLVPQKGVHLLLEAYSKLQTDMPLVIVGDAPHQKKYQDQLRSLATPGVRFLGFRYGDELAELYSHAYVYVLPSSSEGIAFTLLEALAFNNCVLVSTIPANIEAAGPSGFFFQSGDTSDLCRVLGELLAHPDLVAERRGQARAHIAQQYNWDRVADYYEQLCLALTTPDKGAHR